The Lolium rigidum isolate FL_2022 chromosome 1, APGP_CSIRO_Lrig_0.1, whole genome shotgun sequence region TTTAGGGATTTAatcaaaattatgagaaaaatTATGAGAGAACCCTCGTGGGTATTTACAAATCTTTGGTTTAACATCTATGTTATTTTTCTACGAAAACCTTCAGAAAAGTAGAAGCTTGTGTCctcgaagaagaaagagtttaaaTATCTCAAAAATTTGCTCGTTTcttttaaaattattttgtatCGCTAAAATCAGCCCAtatatgtatctctaccatgtattaTTTGCTACTTTAAATAAACATGGTATCAAACGTCTTGGGAGCTGAACGGAGGAGCGTGGGCATGTGAGTGCATACATGGCAGGCTGGGAGGAATAGTATGACGATGTAAGTTATTTTTCGTTAATGATGCGAAAATAATGAATTCACCGATCAAGTCTCTTCCGTCTATATGATCTATCCTATCCTCGATCACCTCCAAATTGGGGTGCAAACAAATattgttactactactactacagtaGATGTGAGCTAGCTTGgatgaagctttgttgcagctagCATGCGACTAGTGAGCAGTACTAGTAGCAAGCTGACTTAGCCTATCGATCTATAGCTAACTCACTCTCAATTTCTTTGCTCCTCCTATCACATCTCATCAATGCCAGATGTGTACATATACGGCTTACAAATTTGGTCAACCCTGCAGACGGAGATGCATTCAAAGGTGGTTTGGGTGGTTGTTGAAGAGATCCCAGTAGTATGGCGTGGACGGCGACGGCGCAGCTGCAGCTGGGAAGTACTGTAACGACGACGACATTGGAGGAGGAGCTGCACCGGCAAACGCGCCGTGGTCGCCAGGGAATGCCGGGCTGATCAGCTCGCCGAACAGGTTGATGCCGCCTGCGCTGCCGGACGGAGGGGAGAAGAAGCCCGGCGGGATCGCCGGCAGAGACCCCGGCACGGGAGACAGGATGCTCGGCAACGGCGGCAGCCCCCCACGATGAACGCCGGTCCGCGCGGCTGGCTGCGCCGACGCCTGCTCGAtggcggcgaggcgggcggcgggtgAGTGCTGTAGCTGGAGCAGCGCGCCCTCCTGCGGCTGCTGTGCTGCAGCagaagcagcagctgctgcttgGACGTGGAACGGGAACGGCAGCGCCGGCGGGAGCATGGAGGACGACGGCTGGTGCGGGAAGAACGGGAACGGCGGCTGCTgctgtggcggtggcggcgggagagacgaggaggaggaggcgccggtgAGGCGCTGCACGACGGACATGAACTCGGCGGGGTGGGCGTGCACGACCTTGGGCGACACCGTGTAGATGATGACCGGCTGCCGCACCTGCGCCGTAGGCTTCCTGATCCTGTGCGAGTCCTTGTGCACCCTCAGCGGCGTGGGGCGCGGGCCCTGCAGCTGCAGCTCTCGGCCACCACCGCgctgcggcgaggaggaagaggtcgtcGTCGGGGCAGAAGCGGAGTGCTCCATGATCGATCGTGTCGATGCCAAGGTGGGCGACGTAGCTTCGAAGTAGTAGAAGCTGATCGATCGGTCAGTGAGAAACGTTCAAGTGTCAAAATGAGGCGGCAGCAAACGTACGTGTCTCCTGTCTAGTGGAGCATGCATATATAGAGGTGGCGGCTGAAAGTTATCAGTGACGACCGAGCTCGGGATGCTATTTAGAGATGGAAGAAGAGCTAGTACTTAATTGAGAAAAGGTAGGAGCAGGATTTACTTGGATTTGATGGTGCGAGTTATGGGCGTGTAACGGGTCAAGAAAGCACTCAATTGCAATATAGTACAAGGCGATCGAAGAAAGTTTTTCGCTTTGAACACGTCCAAGCAACCAAAGGTGACGGGTGCATGCATGGGATGGCGCCAATTCTGGATGGCTGCGGTGCAATCCTATTCTGTTTCTTGCCTATCTGAGATTTGACTAGAACTGACTGAAGAACCAGGTCAGAGACATGTTCGTATCTCAAGCTCTCCTTCTATTGCGGCTAGTTCCTCTGTCGTTTTCTAGCTACAACAGCAGAAGGCTCCTCGATTCAGCTCCTAGATACGATCGTTCAGGCTAATCTTTTCTAGAATTAGTCACGTGGTCCACTACTTAACAATATTTTATTagagggatttgctagttctcagctagtcCGTGCTCAGTTAAGTCCTACACCATTTGGTTGCAGTCGTGATTCATTCATATGAATTGCAAGTTGGGTTGTAACTGAGTTTTTTTTTCCAGTTGCAAACGAAGTTGCAActtttttttagttgcaagtggagttgcaactatAAAAAATTATCTGGGCCGTTAGATTTGCTTTGTCGTGCTAGTCATCAGTTGCAACACGAGTTGCAACTAATGACCGAGAACaaagttagttctcagtcgaGTGAGAAATAGTCACACTCTTTATTAGAAGTTGTTGATGAGATGCGAATTTCGCTTAGCTTAACCGGGAAATAAACATAATTTTCCGAAAATTGGTTAATGACAGTCGCCTTCTTATTCGATGTTGGACCATTGTGCTACGATCCGGGGTCCTGTTAGCTAGCCTTATCTCCCTTTCTCATCTTCTCACACATGTGCTCGTGCAGGTTTCGTTGATGTTATCAAGGGAACAAGATCCATGCTGATCTAAAAAATCTCTTCCCCATCTTCCTCAACCTCACGTTCTCTCGTATCTAACTCCCGACCATGACCATAAAACAAAGAGAGATGAGAGAGCTGGCCGCCCAACATGGCTGGCCGTGGCAGGTGGACTCCGTCGAGGAAGAAACTTAGGATGGTTAGGGTGGCGGTGGACCGGCAGCGCAGGAGCTAGAGGTAGGGCGGGAAAGTGAGGCATGCCGGAAGCATGCCAGCAGCAGGAGGGGTGGACGACAGTCTTTGTGGGGGAGGCGCAACTCGTCGGAAGATGGAGCGGAGCGATGCCCGCGAGAGCCGGAGAAGAAAACCATAGGGAAGGAAAGGCGGTGACGTTAGTCAACCGAGAACTAGTGTGATGTTAGTCAAGCCGGAGGAGAAGCAGGGGGCTTAGAAGATTGGTTAGGGTGGCACTGGTGGAGCAGGAGCTAGAGGCGGGGCAGGAAAGAGATGCATTGCGGCGGCGCGCTGCCGCCAGCCGTAGGCGGGGTGGACGGCGATCCTTGCGGGGGAGGTGCAACTCCCCGGAAGATGGAGAGGAGCTAGCAGTGCTCACACGAGGTGGAGAAGAAGACCATGTAGGGAAGAAAAGGCGGTCAGTCGATCGAGAATTAAGTGGTGATGTCAGTCAACTAGTCAATTGAGAACTAACTTAGTTCTCAATCTGGACATTAGGCTAAACATAAAATTGCAGATTACGGTGGGTTAACTTTGAATTGTAAAATAACCTAGCTAATCCCTTCTTAATCAATTTTAGGTCCGAAAGTTTTTGTAATTTTATGCTCAGTATATACGTTGTTGCAGTGATACTGAGGCAAACGGGGTTTTAGTTTACAAAGTTACCATTTGAATCTTCTGGAATCAACATCGAGGGATCCATATACTAGATTATGACTTGAGCAAGTCTTGTCTTGACTATGCACATATGTCTACGGTCCGCCGGTAGGGCGTTATTTAGTTGGACTACGTTCAACAGCCTGACTTTTGGCATGTTTTGATAGTGTCAACCCTTACTGCTCTCTATTATTAATCCATAACCATGGAAGATAGCAACATGTAAAAACAGGCCAAGTTTCGTAATCACTTAACTGTTCTTCGTATAGCTATATATATCTATTTCTAAATTCCATTCTGGGTAAGAGTTGGACCAATTCATCAGAAAGACCTTTCTGCCATGCGATGGACTGATGGTTCGGATACCTAAACGACGGTACTTACTTAACGTGCAGGTTCACCCGAGTAATAAATTTTTGACAACAACATAACACAACCATGCCAtagctagagagagagagagagagtcaagAGATGGCAGCCGGGCCGGTATTCAGATTTCATAGGCACACGACGCAGTCAAGAGGGCGGAGGGGGGGAAAGGTTGGAAAAAGGCGTTTTTGAGTCGTGCGGACGTGTACAAGCTCCTCGATCTGCGTGAGTGCGTGACTGTGACTACTTCACCGATCGATCAATTTCTCGAACATCTGACGACCCAGTACATACATACTGTGCTACTACCACTTccagcagcagcagtagcagccCTGCTGCACCTTATGCTGAAACATTCCTAATTATCGACAAATGATTAACCTGCTAAATTTACCAATTTCAAAAGTTGTCAACAAGTTCAATACACACATAGATTTATGCAGGTGATCAGAGCAGTTATATATACTGAATTtaatcataatttttttttctgaaataagGATAAAGTCTTGTCATTTTCATATTAAGCAGAAGCGAGTTGGCCGGTTAAAATTAGTGTAAACCGGCGAAAATCGGTACAAACGCCTTGGCCGACCGTTATGGTACACAACCGTTATGAGGGCACACAGCCAACTTGGCTACCAAACGTACAGCACACACGCACCACAGAAGACGAGTGTTGTCATCGAGGTTGCTCACTACCGCCATCGTCATCACTTCTCCATGAGCCAGTAACTCCGTCTTCACCGAATAAACGACCGACAAGAAGATATCATTGTAGCGGGGCCAAGTCAAAGTTGGCCCATGTCAAACAGATGTTCCTTCGCGCCGAAGTCTAGGAAGACCGATTCTAAAGACGAGCTCGGAAGAGTGTCGGGGTTATGCCAGATAGGGTATACCACATCAGGGCTTTAAACTAGCAAGCCCATGTGGCCCGTTTGGGCGGCAAAGCTATCAAGACTGCCGGGCAACCCAATTGCTAGAACATGATGGCCCACCGACTACGAGAGGCCCCAGCTGGATTCCAGTAGGTTCCCGAAAATGGAAGACTTGTATTCCAAGTCATGGCATACTTGCCAACTTAAACTAGGAATATGTAGTCAGTTAGATTTTACCTCTCTCAAACACTAGAGTTTGGCCTCTTTATAAGCCGGCCTAGTAGACgcctaaggaaaagatagaagatACATCTCATTGTAATATGTACTTTGTGCATTATAGTAAATTCCGTGCATGATAAAGATCCTCCGCCGCGGGGACGTGAGCATGGGTAAAATTCACATTTTCGCACTTCTCAAATGGCTAATCTGGGGCATGTAGCTCCTCCGTATGTCCTCTTTGCTCCTCTTGCCTTTGTTTATACATAATCTTTCGTAACATCTACATACATAGAGACAAGGAAAAGTGATAAAATCTTTACTACCTAATTTTATCTGATAATCCTCTTTTAGGACCTCGGTAATCCGCAAAAAATGTTGGAGAATCCATTGAACATTATCAATACTATAGCCACTATCATATTGCCCACGACGCCTAGCCTAGGGGCGACTCGAGCGCCCCCAACCCTAGTGCCGCTGTCTGAGGAAACCGCTGGGCGAAGCCTATGCGGCCAACAGCAGCAGCGGGCCGTTCGCTCGCGGCGGCCACCAGTCTGtagggtggcatatttagttgaCATGGATGCCCTCGACTGTGATGCCCCCTCTCATCACCTGCGTGAGCGATCATAGCGGAGCGGGTGAGTTACCGATAGCGGGGTGTCGGGCTTCATCGTGGTGTCCGACGCTCTAGGCAGCGCGAGCGGCGCAACTTCTGTGGTGCGCGCTTGTCCTATGACGGCGCATGTGGCATTCCCTTTGTCGGGTCTTTGGCGTTATGATCCCTTCGTACTAGCGTGGCTGCGACCGTCGCAAGGTCCACTAGACCGACATGCCTAGTGCGGGCCTGGTCAATGACCAGGTCCTGGTGGTGGTCGGTTCGATGTACAGTCTGCTGGATGGAATTTCTGGTGTGGCAGATCGGGGTGAAAACCTTGATTTAGGGTTTTGGTCGGAGCCGGTGATGGCGACGTATTGCGTTCTTGAAGGAATTATCGAGGTGAAGCTCTCGGTTCCTTCTGCTactccgggggaaaccccagaTCATTGGATCGGATAATGACGATTCTTCTACGTCGTTACCCCCTTGGGTTCATCAATCTTGGAGGTCTGCATCGTCCCAGGGACCAGTGCATTGGTTTTAGGTGAAGCGGTGTAGTTTCTAGCGCATCGACGATGACGAGTCTCGGCGGCGTGGCGCAACGAGGTCTCGGTGGTGAATGTGTGATGTTGGACGCGCGCAGGGCGGTGGCGTTGTCTGGCGTCGTGGTGTCATCGAAGGAGACCTAACAAGGTCAATGCATAGATCCTTGTCCTGAAGATGGGCACGCGGAAGACGGCGGCGACAACTTCTGTAGCATGTGCATACATTGAATGCTGAGGGTTTGCTGGACTGGTGCGCCGGTTTTAGATGATATGCGTAGGTGGGAGGTCAAGGCAGACGGTCCTAATCACGACCACTCTCTTCATCAAGCTTGTAGGTGTAGCATTTCTTATCGCCAAGTTGGTGGCTTCGGGTAGATCAATGTTTTATCTTGTAAGGCTTGGTGAATAATTGAATAAAATAGTTGTGTGCATCTTTTTGACACAGAGGCTAGGGATACATCctctatttcgaaaaaaaatctgcAGGTATTGGCTTGACCCATATCCATGTCTGCATCGCCAAAACTGTGTGCACATACGGATTTGAAATTGTTTCCATTCATGCAGAGGCGAAGTTTTCATTTTTTCTCATTTGCATCCCTTATCTACGACAACTTCTTCTAAGGGAAACGCTTCTGGTCGGTCGACCGATCGGGCCATTTGATCGGTCGCCCCGACGCCCGCAGATTTCTTTCCTTTCCCACGCGCTCGTGCTAGCTCATCTGTGGGCCCTAGCATATCCTGACTGCTCTTTGCCTTTTCACGTGAAAACCGCCCAAATTGACCTGGTCACCTGTTCACTCTCTTCGCATGCACATGGTCCCAAAAAAATACATTTTGACCTACATGCTACAACACAGACGTGTTTTGCTCCACGGTAGTAGCACCAGCTTTTTTCATGCGGCCTAGGAGGTAACCCGTGAGGCAATGACCAAAGATAGAAAGAAAGTATCACAACATATAGATTATCTTCACCGGCGTGCCTCATATCGAACCCAACTTGGGGGTCTGCCACTGCTTTTAGACCACACCGGCGAGACCAATAAAGCATCGACACGTTTTGAGCCCAATAAAGTCGGCGGCACACCTTTCTGCTCCCACACGTCGGGCGTGAAAACGGGCGCGCCGACGCCTCACGCCACGTCAGATTCGCGATGTGGGACCACCCTGGCAATGAGAAAAGGCGGTCACATTTTAAATGACCATGCACCAAAATGGGGAGCAGGTACCGGCGCCCCCATAGTGCGCCGCTGGCCACGTTCCAGTGCCTATTTGGGGAGCGCCGGTTGAGATGCACTTACTAAATAAAATTCGCCGTGGGGGAGCCTGATCAGGCGGTGATGGTGCTCCATATTTGTGTTTAAAGTTGTAACAAACTCGTATGTCTTCTGTTGTGAGGCTCCGACGAGTCGGATTCTCCAACGACGCAATCGGTCTGGTCAAGACGGTGCTCCAACACAAGTTTAGGTTTCATCGATTTttggatggtgtacacgtggtttAAAATTGTAGCAAAGTCATGTGAGTTTTGTAAAGAAAGCACATACGAGATGTTGCAAGGTTTTTATGGGTGTTTGTTAATTGTTGTGTTCTCCTGAGAAATTGATGTTGCATAAGTGTTTTTAAATGTAAATATCTTGCATCATTTTTGTTGTTTAAGTATACATGACATGTTGTAAGGTTTTCTAAAGTTGGCTACAAATTTTGTTCTATGAGGATATTTGATGTTGCTTAAGTGTTGCAAACATGTGTTTTCTTGTTGTATTCGTTGATGatttttgttgtatttgtttgtgaTTTTTATTGTAAATGAATCTACAACAAAAAGATTTGGTGTGTATTCATCGatgtttttttgttgtatttgtttgttatatttgttgtatttgtttgtgaTTTTGCTGTAAATGAATCTACAACAAAAGATTTGTTGTGTATTCATCGATGttttttgttgtatttgtttgttatttttgttgtttttgtttgtgATTTTTGCTGTAAATGAATCTACAACAAAAGATTTGTTGTGTAATCAATATTTTGTTGCGTtaattttttcaaaaattcatgCAACTATTTTGCAtggctacaacatttttatgaaaAATTGTTGTTAACCACGAATTTGTTTCATTATTATTTTGAATTGTTGTGAAACTCTTTTTTTCTTCCTTGTAATTTCCTGAATAATGGTGCAATGATATATTGCAAAATGATGATAGCGAGAGAAACAAATTTGTTGCAAAACATGACGACCGGACAGTATGAAAAACAAACAAATTTCCGCAGCCGATTGGCCGACCGATCGCTAGGGCCCACCTTTATAGATTTATAAGAAAACAATTATTGCGAAAGAAGATAATAGCATTTTTACAAATAGTACAAAAATACTtgtattttttctaaaaaaatgatTTGTGGAGCTAGCAAGTAAAGTTTCGCTCCAGTTGATGGGGCCAACCACGTTCTCCACTAGCGCATGTATATGGACGCATGCAAGATACAACCAGGGTTCAGCGCGTAGCATGCGCGCATTAATGACAGAAGTGACCTCCACGCATGTGCTTGCAGGCTGCGCAGACGGTCTAATGCGTCAGATCGAACGACGCTCGACGCAACCGATTTTTCTGCGCGAAATCGGGCGACCGACGCCTAGCGCGTGCCTTCTTCTAAGCGAGCGTTAACTTTCTGTGAGGGAAATTCGCTGGAATGTATCTATTGGCCCAATTATCTTTTCTAAGGAATATAGCCCAGTTAGTTAGAGATAGTATAGGAATAGGACAAACGAAAGCCAGAAACAAAAGCCGGTCCAGCCGAGTGAATGATGATCCAAACAAGGCCAGGAGTCCAGGACAGTTTAACGGGCTGACCTCCGAAATGGATCCATTCTAGTGTAGCAGATTTGTTGGCATATATAGGATACTATGAATTCGTGCCGTTGTTAATCtgcttttttatttttgaaaatcccCGCTCCCTTCCgctaaacctatacaccgaccaggtcggtgcctggTAGGTACCACACACCCTGCACGGGTGTGGGCCTGGCTCATGTAGGtacttttttccct contains the following coding sequences:
- the LOC124656915 gene encoding protein MKS1-like is translated as MEHSASAPTTTSSSSPQRGGGRELQLQGPRPTPLRVHKDSHRIRKPTAQVRQPVIIYTVSPKVVHAHPAEFMSVVQRLTGASSSSSLPPPPPQQQPPFSPAARLAAIEQASAQPAARTGVHRGGLPPLPSILSPVPGSLPAIPPGFFSPPSGSAGGINLFGELISPAFPGDHGAFAGAAPPPMSSSLQYFPAAAAPSPSTPYYWDLFNNHPNHL